The following are encoded together in the Ralstonia insidiosa genome:
- a CDS encoding NADH-quinone oxidoreductase subunit M, translated as MVLSFAIWLPIFFGVLVLASGSDRNPGYVRWMSLIGSLISFVITLPLITRFDKSTAAMQFVEKSSWIERFHINYYLGVDGISMWFVVLTAFITVIVVIAAWEVITERVAQYMAAFLILSGLMIGVFASLDGMLFYVFFEATLIPMYIIIGVWGGPNRVYAAFKFFLYTLLGSLLTLVALLYLYFHSGTFEILQWHQVKLSMNEQILIFIAFFMAFAVKVPMWPVHTWLPDAHVEAPTGGSVVLAAIMLKLGAYGFLRFSLPIAPDASHHLSAFIIAISLIAVIYIGLVALVQADMKKLVAYSSIAHMGFVTLGFFIFNEIGIEGGIVQMISHGFISGAMFLCIGVLYDRVHSRQIADYGGVVNTMPKFAALSVFFAMANCGLPATSGFVGEFMVILGSVKYNFWIGLLAATALIFGAAYSLWMVKRVIFGDVTHKHVAELKDLNCREFFMLGVLAIATLYMGLYPKPFTDVMHASVVNLLTHVAQSKL; from the coding sequence ATGGTTCTGTCTTTTGCGATCTGGCTGCCGATCTTCTTCGGCGTGCTGGTGCTGGCCTCGGGCTCAGACCGCAATCCCGGTTATGTCCGCTGGATGTCGCTGATTGGCTCGCTGATCAGCTTCGTGATTACGCTGCCGCTGATTACGCGTTTCGACAAGTCGACGGCCGCGATGCAGTTCGTCGAGAAGTCGAGCTGGATCGAGCGCTTCCACATCAACTACTACCTGGGTGTCGACGGCATCTCGATGTGGTTCGTGGTGCTGACGGCGTTCATCACGGTGATCGTGGTGATTGCGGCCTGGGAGGTGATTACCGAACGCGTGGCGCAGTACATGGCGGCGTTCCTGATCCTGTCGGGTCTGATGATCGGCGTGTTCGCCTCGCTCGACGGCATGCTGTTCTATGTGTTCTTCGAAGCCACGCTGATCCCGATGTACATCATCATCGGCGTGTGGGGCGGCCCGAATCGCGTGTACGCAGCGTTCAAGTTCTTCCTGTACACGCTGCTGGGCTCGCTGCTGACGCTGGTTGCGCTGCTGTACCTGTACTTCCACAGCGGTACGTTCGAGATCCTGCAGTGGCATCAGGTCAAGCTGTCGATGAACGAGCAGATCCTGATCTTCATCGCGTTCTTCATGGCGTTTGCCGTGAAGGTGCCGATGTGGCCGGTGCACACCTGGCTGCCGGACGCCCACGTGGAAGCGCCGACCGGCGGTTCCGTGGTGCTGGCCGCGATCATGCTGAAGCTGGGTGCCTACGGTTTCCTGCGGTTCTCGCTGCCGATCGCGCCGGATGCCAGCCATCACTTGTCTGCGTTCATTATCGCGATCTCGCTGATCGCCGTGATCTACATCGGTCTGGTGGCGCTGGTGCAGGCCGACATGAAGAAGCTGGTCGCGTATTCGTCGATCGCGCACATGGGCTTCGTCACGCTGGGCTTCTTCATCTTCAACGAGATCGGTATCGAGGGCGGTATCGTCCAGATGATTTCGCACGGCTTCATCTCGGGCGCGATGTTCCTGTGTATCGGTGTGCTGTATGACCGCGTGCACTCGCGCCAGATCGCTGATTACGGCGGTGTGGTGAACACGATGCCGAAGTTTGCCGCGCTGTCGGTGTTCTTCGCGATGGCCAACTGTGGCCTGCCGGCGACCTCCGGTTTCGTTGGGGAATTCATGGTCATCCTGGGTTCGGTCAAGTACAACTTCTGGATCGGCCTGCTGGCGGCTACCGCGCTGATCTTCGGCGCTGCGTATTCGCTGTGGATGGTCAAGCGCGTGATCTTCGGCGACGTGACGCACAAGCACGTGGCTGAACTGAAAGACCTGAACTGCCGTGAATTCTTCATGCTCGGCGTGCTGGCGATCGCAACGCTTTACATGGGCCTGTATCCGAAGCCCTTTACCGATGTCATGCATGCGTCCGTGGTGAATCTCCTCACCCACGTGGCTCAGAGCAAGCTGTAA
- the nuoN gene encoding NADH-quinone oxidoreductase subunit NuoN has product MQLSSSMAAIAPIIFLALGIGAVNWIDLARGQNRSSVAYPVSLTITLVLSVWFAINAAAGETHYVFSNLAVIDPMANVLCSVAALAVFVTMVYTRKYLADRGMYNGEFYMFALFTLGGQVVMITGNNFLTLYLGLELLSLASYTLVALRRGANVSSESAMKYFILGALASGLLLYGMSMIYGATGSLDLGEVFRQINTGNINKTILVFGVVFLVAGLAFKLGVAPFHMWVPDVYQGSPTAVTLLIAGAPKLAAFAMTLRILVEGLLPLAFDWQNMLIVLAVLSLAIGNITGVVQTNFKRLLGYSTVSHMGFLLLGLLSGVSAGKPDLTAQAYSASMFYAVTYVLTTLGAFGIILLLSRKGYEAEDIADLKGLSKKSPWFALLTLFMMMSLAGLPPTVGFYAKLSVLGAVVDAGMPWLAIVAVLFSLVGAFYYLRVIKVMYFDAPTDEGPVEATFGLRSVLSVNGLLVLLLGIFPAGLMALCYQAIRLTLAS; this is encoded by the coding sequence ATGCAATTGTCCTCATCCATGGCGGCTATCGCCCCGATCATCTTCCTCGCGCTCGGCATCGGTGCCGTCAACTGGATTGACCTGGCGCGCGGTCAGAATCGCAGCAGCGTTGCCTATCCGGTGTCGCTGACGATCACGCTGGTGCTGAGCGTCTGGTTTGCCATCAATGCGGCGGCCGGTGAAACGCACTACGTGTTCAGCAACCTGGCCGTGATTGACCCGATGGCCAATGTGCTGTGCTCCGTGGCGGCACTGGCGGTGTTCGTGACGATGGTCTACACACGCAAGTACCTGGCTGATCGTGGCATGTACAACGGCGAGTTCTACATGTTCGCGCTGTTCACGCTCGGCGGTCAGGTGGTGATGATCACCGGCAACAACTTCCTGACGCTGTATCTGGGCCTGGAACTGCTGTCGCTCGCTTCGTACACGCTGGTGGCGTTGCGCCGCGGTGCGAATGTCTCGTCAGAATCGGCGATGAAGTATTTCATCCTCGGTGCGCTGGCGTCCGGCCTGCTGCTGTACGGTATGTCGATGATCTACGGCGCGACGGGTTCACTGGATCTGGGTGAGGTGTTCCGCCAGATCAACACTGGCAATATCAACAAGACGATCCTGGTATTCGGCGTGGTGTTCCTGGTAGCAGGTTTGGCATTCAAGCTGGGTGTCGCACCGTTCCACATGTGGGTGCCGGACGTGTATCAGGGTTCCCCGACGGCTGTGACGCTGCTGATCGCCGGTGCGCCGAAGCTGGCTGCATTTGCCATGACGCTGCGCATCCTGGTCGAAGGCCTGCTGCCGCTGGCGTTCGACTGGCAAAACATGCTGATCGTGCTGGCTGTGCTTTCGCTGGCCATCGGTAACATCACCGGTGTGGTGCAAACGAATTTCAAGCGCCTGTTGGGGTATTCGACGGTCTCGCACATGGGCTTCCTGCTGCTGGGTCTGCTGTCGGGCGTGAGCGCTGGCAAGCCGGATCTGACAGCGCAGGCTTACAGCGCGTCGATGTTCTATGCCGTGACCTACGTGCTGACCACGCTGGGCGCCTTCGGGATCATCCTGCTGCTGTCGCGCAAGGGCTATGAGGCGGAAGACATTGCTGACCTGAAGGGCTTGTCGAAGAAGAGCCCGTGGTTTGCACTGCTGACGCTGTTCATGATGATGTCGCTGGCAGGTCTGCCGCCGACGGTCGGCTTCTACGCCAAGCTGTCGGTGCTGGGTGCGGTGGTCGATGCTGGCATGCCGTGGCTGGCTATCGTGGCAGTGCTGTTCTCGCTGGTGGGCGCGTTCTACTACCTGCGCGTCATCAAGGTCATGTACTTTGATGCGCCGACAGATGAAGGTCCGGTGGAAGCCACCTTCGGCCTGCGTTCGGTGCTGTCGGTCAACGGCCTGCTGGTGCTGCTGCTGGGCATCTTCCCGGCCGGCTTGATGGCCCTGTGCTACCAGGCAATCCGCCTGACACTGGCTTCGTAA
- a CDS encoding DUF2818 family protein, which translates to MNASTAGLFVIVLALICANLPFVNQRVLALVPIRWIGWPRKPFWLRGTELIAMYVVVGLIGFGIESSQGNAFPQGWQFYAITACLMLVFAFPGFTWQYLVRHFR; encoded by the coding sequence ATGAACGCATCAACGGCCGGCCTGTTTGTCATCGTGTTGGCACTGATCTGTGCCAACCTGCCGTTCGTCAATCAACGCGTGCTGGCCCTGGTGCCCATTCGTTGGATTGGCTGGCCGCGCAAGCCGTTCTGGCTGCGCGGCACCGAGCTGATCGCCATGTATGTTGTGGTGGGGTTGATCGGCTTCGGTATTGAATCGAGCCAGGGTAATGCCTTCCCGCAAGGCTGGCAGTTCTACGCAATCACTGCTTGCCTGATGCTGGTGTTCGCGTTTCCCGGCTTCACGTGGCAATACCTCGTTCGCCACTTCCGTTGA
- a CDS encoding NUDIX domain-containing protein: MSDTNPASTIPASADTTSDPDAGLRETQVASALMHQGKFLTLKQDIVRLPDGRNASREYLIHPGAVMMIPLFDDGTVLMERQFRYPIGQVMIEFPAGKLDPQEGALACGKRELVEETGYTAERWDYLTRIHPVISYSTEFIDIYLARDLKQGEAMLDEGEFLETFITSAGQLIDWVREGKISDVKTIIGTFWLEKILSGAWTPGAA; the protein is encoded by the coding sequence ATGTCCGATACCAATCCCGCATCTACGATCCCTGCATCAGCAGACACGACGTCTGACCCGGATGCCGGCCTGCGCGAGACCCAGGTCGCGTCGGCCTTGATGCATCAAGGCAAGTTCCTCACGCTCAAGCAGGACATCGTCCGCCTGCCGGACGGCCGCAATGCCAGCCGCGAGTACCTGATCCACCCGGGTGCGGTCATGATGATCCCGTTGTTTGACGACGGCACCGTGCTGATGGAGCGCCAGTTCCGCTACCCGATCGGTCAGGTGATGATCGAATTCCCCGCCGGCAAGCTTGACCCGCAAGAGGGGGCTCTGGCGTGCGGCAAGCGCGAACTGGTTGAAGAAACCGGCTACACGGCTGAACGCTGGGACTACCTCACACGCATCCACCCGGTCATCTCGTATTCCACCGAGTTCATCGACATCTATCTCGCGCGCGATCTGAAGCAGGGCGAGGCGATGCTCGATGAAGGTGAGTTCCTTGAAACCTTCATCACGTCGGCGGGCCAATTGATCGACTGGGTGCGTGAGGGCAAGATTTCCGACGTGAAGACCATCATCGGCACGTTCTGGCTCGAGAAGATTCTGTCGGGCGCTTGGACGCCAGGTGCTGCCTGA
- a CDS encoding DUF1178 family protein, translating to MKVLDLRCANDHRFEGWFGSDADLQSQQERGLLTCPVCGHNEVERLPSAPRLNLSSSRAENAHKGDTAKTAEGEGGAPAALQQLYLKAVRHVLANTEDVGDRFAEEARRMHYDEAPERGIRGTTSREEAQELAEEGIEVMPLLVPDALKQPVH from the coding sequence ATGAAAGTGCTGGACCTCCGCTGTGCCAATGACCACCGCTTCGAAGGCTGGTTCGGCTCCGATGCCGACCTGCAATCACAGCAAGAACGCGGGCTGTTGACGTGCCCGGTTTGCGGTCACAACGAGGTTGAGCGCTTGCCGAGTGCGCCGCGCCTGAATCTGTCGTCGTCACGTGCGGAGAACGCCCACAAAGGCGATACCGCCAAGACAGCGGAAGGCGAGGGCGGTGCGCCCGCAGCCCTGCAACAGCTCTACCTGAAAGCCGTGCGCCATGTCCTGGCCAACACTGAGGACGTCGGCGACCGGTTTGCAGAAGAAGCGCGTCGCATGCACTACGACGAGGCGCCGGAGCGGGGCATTCGCGGGACAACGTCTCGGGAGGAAGCGCAGGAACTGGCAGAGGAAGGCATCGAGGTGATGCCGCTGCTGGTGCCCGATGCGCTCAAGCAGCCCGTGCACTAG
- a CDS encoding acyl-CoA dehydrogenase family protein codes for MDLNYSAADNAFRQEVRGWLQANLPRDIQDKVLNHRRLNREDFVRWHKALAGKGWSVPHWPVEWGGTGWSPIQKHIWDEECAEIGAPGVLPFGVSMVAPVIMKYGNEAQKRYFLPRIVDCTDWWCQGYSEPGSGSDLASVKTRAVREGDHYIVNGQKTWTTLGQHADMIFCLVRTDPDAKKQEGISFLLIDMKTPGITVRPIIMLDEEHEVNEVFFDNVKVPVDNLIGEENRGWTYAKYLLGHERTGIARVGNSKRELAFLKRVALQHQKNGKPLLQDPVFGAKVAALEIELLALEITVLRVVSSENAGKGPGPEASLLKIKGTQIQQMLTELMVEAVGPYAQPFDPSYLEGEHQQAVTGDNDAAPLAPYYFNYRKTSIYGGSNEIQRNIISQMILGV; via the coding sequence ATGGATCTGAACTACTCGGCGGCCGATAATGCGTTCCGCCAGGAAGTCCGCGGCTGGCTGCAAGCCAATCTGCCCCGCGACATTCAAGACAAGGTGTTGAACCACCGCCGCCTGAACCGCGAAGATTTCGTTCGCTGGCACAAGGCATTGGCGGGCAAGGGCTGGTCGGTACCGCACTGGCCGGTCGAGTGGGGCGGTACCGGCTGGTCCCCCATCCAAAAGCATATCTGGGACGAGGAGTGCGCTGAGATTGGCGCGCCTGGCGTGCTGCCGTTCGGCGTCAGCATGGTCGCCCCCGTGATCATGAAGTACGGCAACGAAGCGCAGAAGCGCTACTTCCTGCCGCGCATTGTCGATTGCACCGACTGGTGGTGCCAGGGCTACTCCGAGCCGGGTTCGGGCTCCGATCTCGCCTCGGTCAAGACCCGCGCCGTGCGTGAGGGCGATCACTACATCGTCAACGGCCAGAAGACCTGGACCACGCTCGGCCAGCACGCCGACATGATCTTCTGCCTGGTCCGGACCGACCCGGACGCCAAGAAGCAAGAGGGCATTTCGTTCCTGCTGATCGACATGAAGACGCCGGGCATCACTGTGCGCCCGATCATCATGTTGGACGAAGAGCACGAAGTGAACGAGGTGTTCTTCGACAACGTGAAGGTGCCGGTCGACAACCTCATCGGCGAGGAAAACCGCGGCTGGACGTACGCCAAGTACCTGCTCGGCCATGAGCGTACCGGCATTGCACGCGTGGGCAACTCCAAGCGTGAATTGGCGTTCCTCAAGCGCGTGGCATTGCAGCACCAGAAGAACGGCAAGCCACTGCTGCAGGACCCGGTGTTCGGCGCCAAGGTGGCCGCGCTGGAGATCGAACTGCTGGCGCTTGAGATCACCGTGCTGCGCGTGGTGTCGAGCGAGAACGCCGGCAAGGGCCCCGGCCCCGAGGCCTCGCTGCTCAAGATCAAGGGCACGCAGATTCAGCAGATGCTGACCGAGCTGATGGTTGAGGCCGTGGGCCCGTACGCTCAGCCGTTCGACCCGAGCTATCTGGAAGGCGAACACCAGCAGGCCGTGACCGGCGACAACGATGCAGCGCCGCTCGCGCCGTACTACTTCAACTATCGCAAGACCTCCATCTACGGCGGGTCGAACGAGATCCAGCGCAACATCATCTCGCAGATGATCCTCGGCGTCTGA
- a CDS encoding acyl-CoA dehydrogenase family protein, whose product MDFSFTDEQKQLADAVRRFVDKDYGFEARNKIVYSPEGVSQSAWDSIAELGLTALPVPEAQGGFDGRAMDLLVVMQQLGRGLVVEPYQATVLGAQALKLAGGQDALLEQVAGGAVKLAIAFGERQSRYELFNVTTRAAQQGSGWTITGEKAVVVHGAQADKLIVSARTGGEARDTAGLSLFVVDRDAAGVTVKDYRTIDNLHAADIRFDNAPATTLGKAGDAWETIDAVADLGCVLLCAEAVGLIDALNAATLEYTKTRQQFGVPIARFQALQHRMVDMFIHAEQARSITYLAAAHFEDGDVEARHRYVSAAKARVGQAARDVGQEAVQLHGGMGVTNELPAAHMFKRLTMINTTLGDVDHHLARFATLPGFQNAA is encoded by the coding sequence ATGGATTTCTCGTTCACCGACGAACAGAAGCAACTGGCCGATGCGGTGCGTCGCTTTGTCGACAAGGACTACGGCTTCGAGGCGCGCAACAAGATCGTGTACTCGCCCGAGGGCGTGTCGCAGAGCGCCTGGGACAGCATTGCCGAACTGGGCTTGACCGCGCTGCCGGTGCCGGAAGCGCAAGGCGGTTTTGATGGCCGTGCGATGGACCTGCTGGTGGTTATGCAGCAACTGGGCCGCGGTCTGGTGGTGGAGCCGTACCAGGCCACCGTGCTGGGTGCACAGGCGCTCAAGCTGGCGGGTGGGCAGGATGCGCTGTTGGAGCAGGTGGCTGGTGGTGCTGTCAAGCTGGCCATTGCCTTTGGCGAGCGCCAATCGCGCTACGAACTTTTCAACGTGACCACGCGCGCAGCGCAGCAGGGCAGCGGCTGGACGATCACCGGCGAGAAGGCCGTGGTCGTGCACGGCGCACAGGCCGACAAGCTGATCGTCTCCGCACGTACAGGCGGTGAGGCACGCGATACCGCCGGCCTGTCGCTGTTCGTGGTCGACCGCGATGCCGCAGGGGTGACGGTCAAGGACTACCGCACCATCGACAACCTGCACGCTGCCGACATCCGCTTCGACAACGCGCCGGCCACGACGCTGGGCAAGGCTGGCGACGCATGGGAAACCATCGATGCGGTGGCCGACTTGGGTTGTGTGCTGCTGTGCGCCGAGGCCGTCGGCCTGATCGACGCGCTGAACGCCGCCACGCTGGAATACACGAAGACGCGTCAGCAGTTTGGCGTGCCCATCGCGCGTTTCCAGGCGCTGCAGCATCGCATGGTCGACATGTTCATCCATGCCGAGCAGGCGCGTTCGATCACGTATCTGGCCGCTGCGCACTTTGAGGACGGCGATGTCGAGGCACGCCACCGCTACGTGTCGGCTGCCAAAGCTCGCGTCGGCCAGGCTGCACGCGACGTTGGCCAGGAAGCCGTGCAGCTGCACGGTGGCATGGGCGTGACCAACGAACTGCCGGCCGCGCACATGTTCAAGCGGCTCACGATGATCAACACGACGCTTGGCGACGTGGATCACCACTTGGCACGCTTCGCAACGCTGCCGGGTTTCCAGAACGCGGCGTAA
- a CDS encoding MaoC family dehydratase, translating to MTEATRSYDFYFDDFEVGRTLQMGTYTVTEEEILSFARQYDPQPFHVDAEAAKHSIYGGIISSGWMTCSIMMRLMVTGFLGKAASMGSPGVDEIRWMKPVYPGDTLSVSSTCMEIKPSQSKPDRGVAINRWEARNQRGELVCTVTGMGLFGRRPAA from the coding sequence ATGACAGAAGCAACACGATCGTACGACTTCTATTTCGACGATTTTGAAGTCGGTCGTACGCTGCAGATGGGCACGTACACCGTTACCGAAGAAGAGATCCTGAGCTTCGCGCGGCAATATGATCCGCAGCCGTTTCACGTGGATGCGGAAGCAGCCAAGCACAGCATCTACGGCGGCATCATCTCCAGCGGCTGGATGACCTGCTCGATCATGATGCGTCTGATGGTGACGGGCTTTCTCGGCAAGGCGGCCAGCATGGGCTCGCCGGGCGTGGACGAAATCCGCTGGATGAAGCCCGTGTATCCGGGCGACACGCTGTCGGTGTCGAGCACGTGTATGGAGATCAAACCGTCGCAGTCGAAGCCGGATCGTGGCGTGGCGATCAACCGCTGGGAAGCGCGCAACCAGCGCGGTGAGCTGGTCTGCACCGTCACAGGCATGGGCCTGTTCGGGCGACGTCCTGCCGCCTGA
- a CDS encoding MaoC family dehydratase, whose product MRIIESLDELQGLIGQEVAVSDWTEITQQQVNLFAEATGDHQWIHVDVERAKRESPFGAPVAHGFLTLSLLPMLMANAISMPDVKMGVNYGLNKVRFTAPVPVGSRVRARVTLLEMEVLPPLPNAPALAGAQLTWTVTIEREGQERPVCVAESISRRYS is encoded by the coding sequence ATGCGCATCATTGAATCGCTCGACGAGCTGCAAGGATTGATTGGTCAGGAAGTCGCGGTGAGCGATTGGACCGAGATCACACAGCAGCAGGTCAACCTGTTTGCCGAGGCGACGGGCGATCACCAGTGGATTCATGTGGATGTGGAGCGAGCCAAACGTGAGTCGCCGTTTGGGGCGCCAGTGGCGCACGGCTTTCTGACGCTCTCGCTGCTGCCGATGCTGATGGCGAATGCGATCAGCATGCCGGACGTGAAGATGGGCGTGAACTACGGCTTGAACAAGGTTCGCTTTACGGCGCCCGTGCCGGTTGGTAGCCGCGTGCGTGCGCGCGTGACGCTGCTGGAGATGGAAGTGCTGCCGCCGCTGCCGAATGCTCCTGCATTGGCCGGCGCGCAACTGACCTGGACAGTGACTATCGAACGCGAAGGGCAGGAGCGCCCGGTTTGCGTGGCGGAGTCGATCTCGCGCCGCTATTCCTGA
- the urtA gene encoding urea ABC transporter substrate-binding protein yields the protein MKRRALLKLSAVGAAALLSLSCMQNFAFAQAKEPIKVGILHSLSGTMAISETSLKDVALMTIDEINKSGGVLGRKLEPVVVDPASNWPLFAEKARGLLTQDKVAVTFGCWTSVSRKSVLPVYEELNGLLFYPVQYEGEEMSKNVFYTGAAPNQQAIPAVEYLMSKEGGGAKRFFLLGTDYVYPRTTNKILRAFLHSKGVKDSDIEEVYTPFGHSDYQTIVANIKKFSQGGKTAVISTINGDSNVPFYKELGNAGLKAKDVPVVAFSVGEEELRGIDTKPLAGQLAAWNYFMSVKNPVNDDFKKKWAAWVKTNNLPGGDKRVTNDPMEATYVGIMMWKQAVEKAGTTDVDKVRQAMYGQQFKAPSGFTLVMNNNHHLSKPVMIGEVRGDGQFNVVWKTPTVIRAKPWSPYIPGNEGKPDMVASK from the coding sequence ATGAAACGTCGTGCGCTGTTGAAGCTGTCAGCCGTTGGTGCTGCAGCACTGTTGTCCCTCTCGTGCATGCAGAATTTCGCGTTTGCTCAGGCAAAAGAGCCGATCAAGGTCGGCATCCTGCACTCGCTGTCGGGCACCATGGCCATCTCGGAAACGTCGCTGAAAGACGTGGCGCTGATGACCATCGATGAGATCAACAAGAGCGGCGGCGTGCTCGGCCGCAAGCTGGAGCCGGTGGTGGTGGATCCGGCCTCGAACTGGCCGCTGTTTGCCGAGAAGGCGCGCGGTCTGCTGACGCAGGACAAGGTGGCCGTCACGTTTGGCTGCTGGACGTCGGTGTCGCGCAAGTCGGTGCTGCCGGTGTATGAGGAACTGAACGGCCTGCTGTTCTATCCGGTGCAGTACGAAGGCGAAGAGATGTCGAAGAACGTCTTCTACACCGGTGCCGCGCCCAACCAGCAAGCGATTCCGGCGGTGGAATACCTGATGAGCAAGGAAGGCGGCGGCGCCAAGCGCTTCTTCCTGCTGGGTACGGATTACGTGTACCCGCGTACCACCAACAAGATCCTGCGCGCGTTCTTGCACAGCAAGGGTGTGAAGGACAGCGACATCGAAGAGGTCTATACCCCGTTCGGCCACTCCGACTATCAAACCATCGTCGCCAACATCAAGAAGTTCTCGCAGGGCGGAAAGACGGCGGTCATCTCCACCATCAACGGCGATTCGAACGTCCCGTTCTATAAGGAGCTCGGCAACGCGGGCCTGAAGGCCAAGGACGTGCCGGTGGTGGCGTTCTCGGTGGGTGAGGAAGAACTGCGCGGCATTGATACGAAACCGCTGGCCGGCCAGCTTGCGGCATGGAACTACTTCATGTCGGTCAAGAACCCCGTCAACGACGACTTCAAGAAGAAGTGGGCCGCATGGGTCAAGACCAACAACCTGCCTGGCGGCGACAAGCGCGTCACCAACGACCCGATGGAAGCCACCTACGTCGGCATCATGATGTGGAAGCAGGCTGTCGAGAAGGCGGGCACCACCGACGTGGACAAGGTGCGCCAGGCCATGTACGGCCAGCAGTTCAAGGCGCCGTCGGGCTTCACGCTGGTGATGAACAACAACCATCACCTGAGCAAGCCCGTGATGATTGGCGAGGTGCGCGGCGATGGCCAGTTCAACGTCGTGTGGAAGACGCCAACGGTGATCCGCGCCAAGCCGTGGAGCCCGTACATCCCCGGCAACGAAGGCAAGCCTGACATGGTTGCAAGCAAGTGA
- the urtB gene encoding urea ABC transporter permease subunit UrtB, with translation MMRLSRWLSHSLAALLCALCLAAVPAASSWAAGQPLTQADLKPLAEDDFDAKVKTLNALAAAPAEQAGPILQALQNDALFFAPAAGMVRQDGERYLDAISGQPVTVKADDLQSLTLNNALRSQVESAASGFVLQSPDRAVRAQAVDTLLTHPETASRPIVDAARKHETDAALRAKLDLLWANLALDDGTHAEKLEALKLLANDTDPQTRQRLLPLLAKDSGADDELRTAAQQALDSLSAQQRKTELVGNLFAGLSLGSVLLLAALGLAITYGLIGVINMAHGEFLMIGAYATYVVQTIFRAHFPNAFDWYLPAALPAAFLAAAVVGFALERLVLRHLYGRPLETLLATFGVSLLLMQAVRSIFGAQNVEVANPSWMSGGIALTPGLILPYNRLVILLFALAVVAIAWGVLNRTRLGLFVRATTQNRTMAACVGVRTWKVDSYAFAFGAGIAGLGGCALSQIGNVGPDLGQSYIIDSFMAVVLGGVGQLAGTIIGAFGLGLINKFIEPFYGAVLAKIIVLVLIVLFIQKRPQGLFALKGRSAEA, from the coding sequence ATGATGCGTTTGTCTCGCTGGTTGTCTCATTCTCTTGCCGCACTGCTGTGCGCGCTGTGCCTGGCCGCCGTGCCTGCTGCCTCTTCGTGGGCTGCAGGGCAACCGCTGACCCAGGCGGATCTCAAGCCGTTGGCCGAAGACGACTTCGATGCCAAGGTGAAGACGCTCAACGCATTGGCCGCCGCGCCAGCTGAACAGGCTGGCCCCATCCTGCAGGCACTGCAGAACGATGCGCTGTTTTTCGCACCCGCCGCCGGCATGGTGCGCCAGGACGGTGAACGCTATCTCGATGCGATCTCTGGCCAACCCGTCACCGTCAAGGCAGACGATCTGCAATCCCTCACACTGAACAACGCGCTGCGCTCGCAAGTGGAAAGCGCGGCGAGCGGCTTCGTGCTGCAATCGCCGGACCGCGCCGTGCGTGCGCAGGCGGTGGATACGTTACTGACGCATCCGGAGACGGCCTCGCGCCCGATCGTCGATGCCGCGCGCAAGCACGAGACCGATGCCGCCTTGCGCGCCAAGCTCGATTTGCTGTGGGCCAACCTCGCGCTCGACGACGGCACGCATGCCGAAAAGCTCGAAGCGCTCAAGCTGCTGGCCAACGACACCGACCCGCAAACGCGCCAGCGCCTGCTGCCGCTGCTTGCCAAGGACAGCGGCGCCGATGACGAACTGCGCACCGCTGCACAACAGGCACTCGATAGCCTGTCTGCGCAACAACGCAAGACCGAACTGGTGGGGAACCTATTCGCAGGCCTGAGCCTGGGCTCGGTGCTGCTGCTGGCCGCCCTGGGGCTGGCCATCACCTACGGCCTGATCGGCGTCATCAACATGGCGCACGGCGAGTTCCTGATGATCGGTGCGTATGCCACGTATGTGGTGCAAACGATTTTCCGCGCGCACTTCCCGAATGCGTTCGACTGGTATCTGCCGGCGGCATTGCCTGCAGCCTTTCTGGCGGCCGCAGTCGTCGGCTTTGCGCTGGAGCGGCTGGTGCTGCGTCACCTGTATGGCCGCCCGTTGGAAACGCTGCTCGCCACGTTCGGGGTCAGCCTGCTGCTGATGCAGGCCGTGCGTTCGATCTTCGGCGCGCAGAACGTGGAGGTGGCCAACCCGAGCTGGATGAGCGGCGGCATTGCGCTGACTCCGGGCCTGATCCTGCCGTACAACCGGCTCGTGATTTTGCTGTTTGCGCTGGCGGTGGTGGCGATTGCTTGGGGCGTGCTCAACCGTACGCGCCTGGGCCTGTTCGTTCGCGCCACCACGCAGAACCGCACGATGGCCGCCTGCGTGGGCGTGCGTACGTGGAAGGTCGACAGTTACGCTTTTGCCTTTGGTGCGGGCATTGCCGGACTGGGCGGCTGCGCGCTCTCGCAGATCGGCAACGTCGGGCCGGACCTCGGCCAGAGCTACATCATCGATTCGTTCATGGCCGTGGTGCTGGGTGGGGTGGGGCAGTTGGCGGGCACCATCATCGGTGCGTTTGGGCTGGGGCTCATCAACAAGTTCATCGAGCCGTTCTATGGCGCGGTGCTGGCGAAGATCATCGTGCTGGTGCTGATCGTGCTGTTCATCCAGAAGCGTCCGCAGGGCCTGTTCGCCCTCAAGGGCCGCAGCGCGGAGGCCTGA